The genomic stretch TGGCTCTGGTGGGGACGCTGAGACATCCGTCCAGATGGCTCCAGCTAGGTGTGACGAATCCCATCCTGCTTGTCCAGCTCGTATGGCTCAAGCTGGCCCAATCTTTCAGGTTGGTAGGTGATACCTACCACTCTGAAataggtcaaaaaaaaaaaaaaaaaagcaagtgtgaCCTGCGGTGGCATGTCCTCCAAGACCCTCATGTTCCACTTGGCACCCTTAGTTTAGCCAGAAGTTTTACTGTTGGTCTAAGGGCTGAAATCACTGCATTGGTGTGATTTGGGCTAGATAAGCTCTGAACTCACCCAGTCTTCATCCCTATCTGTTCCACGCTGACTATTTGGGAATCTAACATGACTTCTTATATCTGGGTTAGATGTGGCTGTCATAGGTTTTCAGGAAATTCAGCTTCAGTCTTAAATTTTGGTAGGAAGATGTGGCTAAATACTGGCATTTGCAAGTAACTAAGAAGACATTTCCTGTCATTGCAAGATCTGATCAGGTTGCATCGCCTACgtttgcatttttctaaatacaTGTCAGCACTGATAATCACATGATGGATTTATACTTAGAAATACTTaatgtatatttaaatgtataaGTCAAGAATAAGAAACACTTTTGAGAGGGTGTGGGGACATGTGTGGATAATGAGTTTAAGAGGCCAAAAGAGCAAAAGTAGGCTCAActcttcttgcttttcagtTCTCATTGCGAACTGATCTATCTGGCAGCACCAGCTGACTTCATGCAGCATTCACAATGAGTAGGAGACGATCACTTGAAAAGCCCGAGTCACACCCTGCCATGCTGTGGCTGGGAACGTTGAATATCCTTCCAGAAAGCAATCCGCATCCATGCGGATATTCTTGACTGGAATTACTGAGTTTTTGATAACGAATGACCTACTTGCTTTAAAACTAGTCTTTTGCAAAACCAGTGTACACACATCTGTCAGGTGTCTGCTGTTATCATCACAGAATGCAATTTCTAATTGTTAGGGTACAACATTTTGGTGTTCTCACTTGCATGATAATATACCCTGCTCATCACAgccttctcatttaaaaaaatgtgtaagtctattaatatttaaattgtttcatGGCTTTAATACTGGTATCATTGTCACTTTGGTATTAACAGACTTTCAGATTTCCGCACCAAAATGATTATTCCCAGGAGGTATGCACTTGCATCTGCAAAATTGAGGAAGAAAGTCCTGCCCATCTTTCTGGCCTTCAAGCTGGTAACtgttcatgtttttttcctgctgtgggTGGTCTtatcttgcttttctcctgaTTACTTTTATTGTAGAGCATGTGGAAGGCATGTGTGTGCTGCAGATGCTCATTTTCACCTCTGTATATCTCTAACAGGCGATATCCTGGCCAGTATCAATGGCATGAACACTGATGGCTATAGTCACAAGCAAATAGTAGACTTGATAAAGTCTTCAGGGAACTATTTAAGGTAGGCATCTCTCCTTCAAATGGTTTTTAGCTTAATAGTCTCTCCCACTGGAAGTCTTgcaccagtgctgctgctgctgaagagagCCGCGTCTGAGAGGGTTTGGTGCTCCCCGTCCCCGCGTGCGGCCGGTCCCCAAGGATCCCGCGGCACCTCACGCTGCtgtgcggtgcggtgcggtgcgggcTCCGGCAGCCCTGGCAGCGCTCGGTGCTCGTCTCCGTTTCCGTGCCAACATCACCTGTTCTTCACAGGTTAGAGACTGTCAACGGGGCCATGTTTCTGCGGAAAATGGAGCTCGAGACCAAGCTGCAGTTGCTGAAGGTAACTTAATGAATTAGTTAATCTGCTGGCCAACACAGAGGGCTGTTGTGGATTCGTTGCTAATGGGGGTAGGTGGGTGTCCGTGGGGCCAGGTGTCCTGGCAGGGGGCTGACACCCGCGTGTCCCCTGccgccagcacccccagctgcGGTCCctgtaatattttctgtgtatttttttgtaatattttcccCCACAATAATTTCTGTAACTCtctaaatatttccatttctgtctgcGCCTCAGCTGCGCCCAGCTGGTAGGCAATCCTCCCCTGTAAGAACAGAACAGCGTATTTTAACCTACGCTGTATTTAGCAAAAAGGGAAGGCAGGCTTTCACAAGCAGAGCTCAGGCTCATTAGGGACGGCACCTCTGACTTGTAGAACTTCTGTTCCCCCAGCCGAGTGCGAGGCAGCCGGGCTGGCAGCAGGTTTTCGGGTGCCGGCGCCCCGGCGTGCCTCTCCGCTCACCCCGCTGCAGCcgcagtgctgcaggcaccgCAAGGGCCAGGGCTTTCCAAAACCGGGACTCGGTCAACCCAAGTGAGGGGTTTTTCCTTATGGCAGCTCCATGCCAGAACCCTCCACACAGGAGTATGGTACTTTaaaaagtgcattaaaaattaatctggcGAGAACAAACCTCATGCCAAATGGGCTAGGCTTGCcagagctgagcagcagggacagggttTGCCATATGTGCCATTGCCTATAAAACATAAGTCCTGCCACGGGGGTGATTTCAAGTTTAGTATTTAGCATGTTTAAAACAATGTTTATTTAATTTGGTTTGCGCTGCATTTATGAGAGTACAGCACAGGGCGCTGTAATTTGCTGCATGGCCCTGATGCTGTAGATGATGGAAACGGTAGCTCTGGGGGCTGGAGGGTGAGGAAAGGAGGGGTCCCTCCCAACCTCTGCTGGCCTGTGGCTTTGGGTGCCGAGGGCAGTGCCTGCCTGTACAGGCCATATCTTGGTCACCGTCACTCCGTCCTAGAAGATGGGCAGGGGTAAGGAGAGCAGGGTGAGACCTCCACGAGCTCGGTTTCCCCTCCAAGGCTCGTTAAACTGACGGGGGGCTATGGAGGATGCTCTTGGAAATAGCCGGCACAGGGGTTGGGGAAGCTGAGATTGCCCGGCTGGATGGCTAGTCCAGACGCGGCGAGAAACGAGCCAGACCCCAGAGCCAGAGAGTTCACCACTCTGTTAATGAGAACACAGCAGCAGGATGCTTCCATCCCGGCCACGGTCAGTGCTCCGCGGCAAGGCATTCAGTCTGGTCCCTTAGAAATCTGGATGAAATAACTGGTAAAGTCACCAGAAATGggtcaccccccaccccaccccttttCAGGGAAATTATAAAGCCAGAATCTCAAAATCTGCTGTGAAATGTTCTAAGAGGGGAGTTTTTAGATAACAGCTGTTTCTCAGAAGTGCTAAACCCCTGTGACAAGCGTCGTTACAGAGTAAAATATGGGTGTGAGCCTGGCCCTGCACTCTCACACTAGTGTGGCTGCAGTGGAAAGAACGAAATTCTGTTTATAACTGCCTCTGATGCCTTACTGAAGGGTGTGCTTGGTCGCTGCAAACCCTGTAACCGCAGCGAGATGATGCCATGTGAGTGCTGAGCATCGCAGGTTTGGGTGTGCAGTTGCACAAGCGCGTCCTGCCCTCGGGACGCAGCAGCCAGCCCGTGcaaggggctgcagctgggacaCGTGCCCCTCTGCGCCCACCGCCGCCGTGCCGGTGGAGCGGGCGTCCTGGCAGCCGTGAGCGGACACGCGCTCCGTGCATCAGCTATCCtgacagccctgctgctgttACGGTTTAATTAGATGGGAGAAAGCAGGACTAGGAGGTGGTTGATCTTTTGGTTGGGTCCGGATGGGGATAAAGAAAATCTTTGGGCAACTCCCCAGCATCTCTTGCGTACAATTTCCTAGGTTTAGCTGCATTACAAACTTCCAAAAATCACTTTATTCAACACTGTGAGACTGTAAGAGCAAACTTCTCCAGACTAATTCTCCTTAAAAGCGGTTGGTGCTCCCATTTTACTATCCCGCTTTAGTGTTGTAGGAATGCGCTTGTGGGAAAGCTGAGGCCAGCCCGTGTCTCTGATTTGGCGGAGGCTGACCTGCGCACCTCAGCCCCCATGCACAGCTATCTGCCAGGTCATGTCCAAATCCGCTAGGAAGTGATTCCGTGAgaagagcagctgggaaaaggCTTGTTCCCCGGTGCCCTTGTGAATCGCTCTTGTTCAGTGCAATGAGGGAGCTCCAGAAGAGCCTCCGTGCCGCCCCCTCCTCCTGATGCTGGGGGGCTGCCTGGCCTctgcggggtgctgggggcttgTGTGCGGGTGCTGCACCCAGGGTGTCCCCCTGCCTCACCACCCTGCAGCCGGGCCGTGGGTTTCATTTTGTGATTGATTTTTCCGAAatgtggaaaagagaaaaaaagaaaatgtgaatgcaACAACAGGATTGCCCATGCAAGCTCAGCGTGGTCAGTTCGGCTGTATCACGCGCGATTTCCCAGCCTGTCCGGCTGCCTGTCTGAGGTGCACCAGGTTCATGCAGATTACTGGGGAAGTGCCTATTGCGACTGTCTCCAGGCAGAGGTTCGTCTGTTGGgtgttgggtatttttttttgaaTCAACTATGCAATAGTTTATTTTCACACCAAAAGCTGACCTGcaacagaggggaagaaaaatgttgcttGCTGTTGGCCGGCACATAGTACTTGGAGGTTGTAAGGCTCTTTACTAGGGGGTCAGGGATGGTTGGCTGTGCCATGCCCGCGCTGCCAGAGCCAGGAACAAGGAGGGGGTGCCCGTCCCCGGGCGGTGGGCTCTGGAGCTGCCGAGGGCTGGAAGAGGGCAGCCTGCGGGCTGCTGAGGAGAGCTGGCGTCTCCCTCCATAGCTAAAGGCAAGCAGCACGCTCTCCAGATTTCAGCAGACGTGTACAGTACGTCAGCCAAAGCACCCAGGACATGAGCAGGATTGTGCTTTCTGGAAGAGCTTTGCTGAATGCCGGGAGAATTATCTCAGTAAAAAGAGGGACATAGAAGTTCTCCTTGCAGGTGACCCGTACTTTCTGAAtacactgttttctttacaaGTGTTTGATGCTTCTGCAAAAGTGTGTGAATGACAGAgccctctttctcctcctcagcaaactctgcagcagaaatgggTGGAGTTGCGCTCTCTGCTCTTACAGGAACAGCGCTTGCTGCACGGTACGTCCTCGTTTCCGGGTAGGAAACCACAGCGTTGCTGAGTCCTTCTGCAGAAACGCTGTCTGATCAGTAAAAAGCAATTCTTTAATCTGATTTTcgtttgctttctttttccgCTCTTAATGAGGACATGGGGCTGGCCCCgggaaagctttttttccccgGGACTAACGAATTTGGATGCTGCTTGACTAATGCAGACCAAAGGCTCTTTTGCATGAGCTCTAGGAAAGGAGTTGATGTGggttgaaaacattttttccattcttattTTGGACTTACCAGGGGAGAGTTTtgttagtttggtttttttatgggttgcccagggagcagctTTGATTCTCTAtgtgggggaggcaggggcagagagcACCCCACAGCCGGGAAacagagggaaggggctgctcGCTGCGCTGAGACGCTGGGCATGATGTTTCCCTGTGCCACCGTGGCACAGGCGTCCTGCTTCCCGGCCTTGAGCAGGTGTCGGTAAATGACTCTCCTCTTCGGCTTCTGCTTCCAGGGGAGGTGAACGACAACGCACTGCTGGGCATGCTGGAGCTGGAAGAGTCCAGCTTGCTCAGTGGCTGCAGCATGCCGGGACCCCTCCTTCCGATGAAGCCTCGCTTCTCCAGCGAGAGCAGCTCCCGCAGCCGGCTGAGCTCGATGACCTTGGACAGCGAGGACAGCTTCTACCAGATTGGCGCCTTCGAGGATTCAGCTGCAGAGAGCCTGAGCCGCCAGTCGAGCATAGATGATGACTGCTTcttccccagggatggggatggtgcTGCTGGGAGGTCTTCCCTGCGGAGGAACCGCAGCATCAGcctggccagcagcgggtccatgtccccgctctgggaggggagcagctgcagcagtagTTTTGGGACCCTCCCACGGAAAAGCAGGAGATCCAGTGTCCGAAGGCATCTTTTGAAATTCATTCCAGGCCTTCACCGGgcagtggaagaggaagaaagtcGGGTGTGACATCGCACGTGTCATCCTTGATGTCTGGGGCTCTGCACGTGGGACTGCTGCGTGGCCTGGGACCGAGGGCAGCAGCTCACCCCGAAGGCACGCAGTGGGTGAAGCACGGTGGCACTGCACGGCAGTCCTCCAGGCAACAGTATggatgatatttgaaaagttctggggtttttaattattttaatttttaatcgGAACACACTGTAGGCCTCTTCATTAACGTGAAAAATGACTTTGACATGTGAAGAACCTTTGCAGAAGTTCCTCGGCATGCTTTAGTGTTAATAACAGTTCTTAATTGAATGCAAAATTGATAGCTATTTATTTCCTGTTACCGAAGTTATAGACTTCCAAAGGTCTTTAATAAGGCAAGTGCTTCTACTAAAACCAGTAAGAGAGTCCCGTTAGAAAGAGGATGGAGCCCAGAGGGTGCAACAGTGAGAGACCCTGGGCAGTGACGCTTTGAAGCAAAGGGCAGAGATTTACCCGTGGTTTGCGGTGGGTGATACACGTGGGTGTGCTGGAGCGGGCCAGAAGCACGCCTGCCGACTCCCCTGGCACGCGTGTGGCTGTCAAGACCTGCGCCAGCCATTTCGCTGCGGGGCTGCCCACGCCGGCTCCCGCTGCCTGTGCGAGGCCATTGCCCTgagacactgctgctgctccaggatGCGCACGCTCGATGTGTGcgtcagaaaaagaaagggtgaACTCCACAACCtgcttcccagcctccaaaGCAGGGATCAGTTCCCCTGGTCAGCTGTGCTGACGGCGTTGATAGATTTACGAAGTTAACGCCAGCTGCCATCGCTTTTGCATCTCTTTGCAGCTGTTACATAAACTCCGCAATAACCTGGCTTATCAGCTGCGATCTGACCAGCTGCAATCTCTGCCAGTAGCCGATATCCCATGTCCTGCCAAACCTGCCTTATTCCAGGGGATTTGGAGTAGAAAGGACCCTCCTGAGCACACACGCAGCCCCGGGCTCATCTGCTGTGCCAGTGCACGGGAAGCCGGCGGTGCCATGTGCTCGCTGCCCTGAGCAGCGTGCGCTGGTCACCATGCACCCGTGTGAGCTCCTGCGTCACACGCAGGAGGAGCGGGGTGGACAGCACCAGCAGCGTTGGGCAGAGGTGCAAGCAGGCTGGTGGCCCCTGCCGAGAGAGCACTTCCCAGGGAAAAGGGGTGAGGGGCGTAGGCGTGAGGGGCGTAGGGCTGCGTGGTTTGGGAGGGAGGCAAGGGGCCGGTGGCAGTGGCTGCCATGGGTTGGGTGCAGGCggtgggcagcggggagccggcAAAGGGCGTCGGGTCCTCGTGCATCTCCTGCTTCCCAGCGCGGCTCTGCGGTGCCCTGCCGGAGTTGCGATGCTCCTCTCTTGCAGTGCCTGCCAGCCTTGCTAGAAACAGCGTTTTCTGCACGGTGTCAGCTCGGCAAGAGTCCCCGGAGTGCCGGGGTCTCCCCGCACCCCCGGAGGGCACAGCGCTCAAGTCCCCTGGCCAGAACTTCACCAGATTTGAGAAAATGCTCATCCGCTTACAATGATGCAACTGCATAGCTTGGATTGATTTGACCTCTTTAAGGTGAGAGAAGTAAAGGCAGAGGATTGTCCTGTGGGGACGAGCGGGATTGTTCTGTGCCCGGACGCGGTGGCAGGTCGCAGGTCGCACCCTGGCACCTCCTCAGAGGGCTGTGCCTGGGACCCGCTGCCTCCACGGTcccgggggctgcaggaggtgcccctggggctggtggtccCACTGCTCGTTGGCAGGAAGATTGTTAGCTGTTCACATTTCTTCAGGAGCAGAGACTTCAGGCAGGAAGATTAACTTGGTAGTTTATATGAAGTGATTTAATAAATATGGGCAAAgatgtgaagaaaaagagaaattttatttcCCTCACAGGCAACACAGAAATAGGCTGTTTGTTCAGCCCACGCAACCTAATTATGGTTTTGAAATACAATTGGAAGAATTTTAAGTATAGTTTAAATACCTTGTGTGACTCATTTGTCTCTTGACTGAGCAGACCATGCGGTTGTTTACTGTTCAGGTAGTGCTGTGGCAGGATTTCCTGGTCTTTTCAGAAACCTCAGGCTAAACCCAATAGCTTCCCCCTGAGATGAACCCCAAATAAAAACAACCTGTTCCAAATACTTCCCTAATTAATGAACGTTTCTAAGCCAGCAGAATCTGTACTGGTGTCTGTAATTTCTCTTAAAAGGATTAAGTAGATGGTAGTATGGCAAGTCTCCAGGAGAGCTGGAGGTCAACCAGAAGAGCAGCTCACGAGGTGCTTACGTGTGGGAATGATGTTCTGTCTGCGCTGCTGAGCCGAacgcctgcagcccagcccgTGAGCCCCTCTGCCGTCAGCTCattccccagcccctgggtcCGGAGGTGGGCTTTGGTCTGACACCCGCACGGAGCCAAAGCCAATCCGtcagcccaggctggggcatTTCAGGTGATGGGCTGGGCTCTGAAGCTCATTGctagacatagaatcatagaatcatagaatcgttcaggttggaaaagacctttaagatcatccagtccaaccattaacctacactgccaagtccacactaaaccagtcaagggtagaccagactgaaccatgtccccaagtgccacctctgcccgttttttgaacacttccagggatggggactcccccacctctctgggcagcctgttccaatgcttgaccaccctttccatgaagaaatttttcctaatttccaacctaaacctcccctggtgtcCTTCAAGAACATGGAGAAAAGGCAGATTTTCTCCCAGTGACACTGTTTCTGTGGCTTGgcatcagggttttttttttttgcctgtgattTGCTGTCTCAAGATagagttttacttttctttgccAATAACACcagctgaaaggagaaaaaaagaagtagagaTTATTTCTATTTGGCCAAACTGTGGAGTTAAAGGCAAATACATAGATCTCCGAAAGCAGCCGTGGGCACAATAACCAGAAAGTATGGTGAAGGTTGTCATAGTGCCCCAAAGAGAACAAACAGCTCCAGCACTTGGAAAGGGACCTTGAACTCAGTCACGTGTTGCCGTCAGGACGCTTGGCTCCAGGTGCCAggctggctgcccagggaagcgcGGTGTCCATCACCTGCTCACGTGCAGGAACACGTGGAGGCTTCCAGGCAGTCTCAGTCCGGCGTGCTGGTGCACGTGGCTGCAGGTGGCCGGCAGCGCCTTGCTCCTCCGGAGCGGGAGCACTCCTCTCTCTACCTGGCCAAGGAATATTTGGACCCACAACTGTTGTATGCATTTGTGTCAGAAGACCAAATATTCCTAGCCCGATGTGTCTGACTGGAGGGTTGAAGCTTTGCCCAACAGTGCTACTGACTCTTTCACTGGGGTGAAAATCAGTGCGCACCCAAAACCAGGCCAGAGCGCTCTGCCTTGGAGAGTGTGGGCTGGCTGATCTGCAGAGACTGATAAAAATGTGTCAGCCTGACCAGGGCCTGCTTCACTTTTCCCCCTACAGCTCCTGATGTAAAGTCTCCTTTTGCCTTTGTTGCAGCTGGTTTATGGAGACCCAGTGGCAGAGGTGTGGCTGGACAGGGTGCCTTGGTCACAGCCTAcatcctcctccttgctgtACAGAGGGGCAAAGAAAGGTATTTGAAACACTGTATGAATTCTGCTCCCTAAGGCTGTGTCTCTGGCGGGAATTAGTGCAGCTTTCTAGTCCAAAGCAGTGATTTCTTTTGGTATGGAAAGTTAATTTGACGTAGCTTGGGAGATATGTGCTTGCTTTTGGTGTGGAAAGGCTGAATGAGCCTGGACACCTGACGAGCTTAAGAAGGGCCTTAAGAAAGACCAAATAAATGATGCTCTTCCAGCGGCGGCAAGAGCACGCTTTGGTTGCTACAAGACAACAATGTGACACGTTCAGGGCCACGATCAAAAACAGGATGTGGGTGACAGGTGGGCTCCGCGGGACTGCTGCAGTGGGCGTTGAGAGCAACGGTGCCCCAGCCCtctgaggggagggaggagctCACAGGCAAGCCAAATACCTCCGAGGGCAAAACGGACGAGAAAGctcttttaaaatgacatttctccTTGCAGAGAGCAATCTGGAAGGatccctgctctgcctcccgGGAgttggggcaggaggagggtggGCGTTCGGGCAACGCTGCGTGGTGACGCCGGGGTTCAGGGGGTTGGGGTCCGGGCGATGTGTGCGGTCGGTGCTCTGGCCCTTCCGCAGAGGAGGTGTTCTCACTGACCATGGGGCCGTTGGAGGGTTTGcttggtttttctcttttctcttctcatcCCCCATGGATAAAGGGGACAGTGCGAGTTTACTGCAGAAAGAAGTGTGGCTGCTCTGAAGAATGCAATTCCTTTTTAAACGTAAAACTTTAATTTGCTACTGACCCTGACCTTGTAAGGGTTCTTAACCACTTAACGGGGTCTTGCCCGGTGCCCAGATCTAGGCAACCCCTCCCTGAACTCCAGACCCTGCATCAAATACGGGCAAGACACAGTCGTGGCACTCAGCCCCTGGGTCAGCAGTAAACGGGCAGAAAACCCACTGGAGGTGAGGGGAACATTTGGGTGCTAAATCTTTTGCCTCGATGTAGCTCAGCACAGAGTGAGCTGAGGCATCTCCGGCGCAAGAGCTGGCACAACCTCTCTGCTTTAGCGGCGCAGGCGCACGGCGCTGGCTTTGCACCGGCGAAGGGGCAGGAGCGGCGCTGGGGGACGCGCGGCTGCTCCTGGGGCGCAGGCATGGCCCCTCTGCTACACGCGCTGACCACGGGGCATCGCAGCGATGCTTTCCAAGGGCCTAGAAGTGCCTCTTCTGCTGCCCCGAGACCTGTTCACCTCGTTCATACCAGCTTGCACCTCTCTAGCCAGCTTTGCCCTTTTTTATGACCTTTGCAATATCTCGGGGGTTGTTTTGCTGGGCTCTCTTGGCCTGTAATTTCTGCTGCggaaggtttttttccacaaaaccaTGAGACAGGTTGTGGCTTCTGCTGGGAACATTTCAAATCCAGTGGAAAATCATTCTGGCTTCAAGGCTGTACTATCCTGCAAAAACTCTCCCCTCGCAGATTAAAGGTCCATCCCTGGAAGCTGCTGAAATCTGAGAGGAGTTCCTGCGTTTCCCTGCCTGACCCATGTTTCTGCACGTCCCGGTCTTTGCTGTGTTTCATTTGTGCTCGGAGCAGGAGCAGGTCCCTTCAGCGACCACTTTTCTGCACGCTTTTCAGGGATGGCTGTGTTTCTGCCTTCCTGCGTGCAGTTCTGCTCTGCTGATTTCTACTTTTGTACCCGACATTTCCTTTCTCATGCAGCTGGTTTAGAAGTGTTTCACGTGTAGCAGCTGGTTGCACCCAGCTTTCGTAGCATTGAAAAGAAGATCATGAAACACAGTTATCACGGGTGACTGAGTTTGTCCTGCCTGCCACTGCAAGGCAAAATGGAAGCGTGCCTTATACGTATATAAAGCCAAGAATTTATCACTGTGCTCCCAGCACGGACCAGCTGCTTGTTACTGCTGTCTGCACAAAACTGTGGTTGTGCCACACACCgataagcaaaaataaagccaaCTCACCATAGGCCAGTCACAGAAATCACCGTCGCAGCGAGACcaagccagcaaagcccagacAGAGCCCGTCTGACCGGCCCCAGCGCTGAGGCCTTGCAGACTTGGTGCAAAGCTGATGGCCTGTGACAGAGGACGGCAATGCCACGTTGCTGCCATTGGCGATGCCGGATGCACCGAGAAATGCCCCGGTGGCACCTGTGGGCGGCAGGGACAGGAGCTTCTCCACCGCAGATGGAAGTGTCCGGGAGAGCCAGGCTATTCTGGTGATGCTCTGCTCAGGAAAAGAGCCGCAACCTGAATTGCTTCTGCAAAGTTTGGCTCTTTTGGtgcaggctttttctttttttaagagcttgAAGAGGCAGAAATCACACCACCTCAGGTTTGTGCAAATGAAGTGTTTTTCCTAGCCTTGAGAGGTGGTTTTGCCCAGCCCTGTCTATAAATAGCTGCCTGCGGTGGGAGGAACCCGCagctactttttcctttttccaagtCCAGCTATGAACTCTGCCTGCTTAAAAATACCACTGGGaatgctgcagcatcccagcagcTTCCAGGCTCTCAGCCACCACGATGACCCAGGGGTGACGGTCGGCCCCTCAGCTCCTGGGGACGGTCTGGGGAGAACAACCTGTGCGGGCAAATGCCTTCaaacaggcaggagctgccctcCCCTCATCAGCGATCCCTGCGAGCTCCTCGCACAGTGTTTGccaggaagaaagcagcagctgcctatTTTTAACACTGTCAAAACTTGAATTACGCTGCACGTGCCCATGGTTTGTAACTAGCATGCCCTTGCTGCATCACTCGGGCATGCATGcctgtttttcagaggaaacacgctgctcctcctgcagctccccgccgAAGCCAAGCATGGCCAGTGTGAGCAtcggggcagcaggagcagcagcaccccgGCCCTGAGGACGTGCGAGGGCTGGTTGGTACCTGACATACCTCTGCCAGGGGGGACGCCCGTGTTTCCACCTTTCCTTTCATTCTTCTGCTGGGTGAAAagttaaaattctgaaattttctaTAGAAGAGGAATCCCAAGGTACGTTTTTTCATAAACATAAGGTATTTATCTTGCTGGCAAAATGGAAAT from Pelecanus crispus isolate bPelCri1 chromosome 5, bPelCri1.pri, whole genome shotgun sequence encodes the following:
- the CYTIP gene encoding cytohesin-interacting protein; amino-acid sequence: MALRRLIQQNHNANFVGFGAGPTCTAGEEQALPMDSRRIQHLANTVGTLPRGRKQLALTRSSSLGDSSRPQRHLIAILKEDKETFGFEIQTFRFPHQNDYSQEVCTCICKIEEESPAHLSGLQAGDILASINGMNTDGYSHKQIVDLIKSSGNYLRLETVNGAMFLRKMELETKLQLLKQTLQQKWVELRSLLLQEQRLLHGEVNDNALLGMLELEESSLLSGCSMPGPLLPMKPRFSSESSSRSRLSSMTLDSEDSFYQIGAFEDSAAESLSRQSSIDDDCFFPRDGDGAAGRSSLRRNRSISLASSGSMSPLWEGSSCSSSFGTLPRKSRRSSVRRHLLKFIPGLHRAVEEEESRV